One stretch of Pseudoalteromonas shioyasakiensis DNA includes these proteins:
- a CDS encoding SUMF1/EgtB/PvdO family nonheme iron enzyme has protein sequence MRIAPLSLLISVSLLATSAFAQDTATVTGIESEISKKQAEYDNSTLILEKHLKEESQLQKQLELLRARSTELDKEKNQALDAMNEMYRRLIDDPTLDISNAQSRYQKAVVDHKQNKDDISMQLAAIASHRKDIEQIRVSKHTQLNTLESLKEQLATARVERLRNEFTREGTLEVNHTINCKRTETLAACEQRGQQMGLQKATKRFVDQIFANLTEERLVEPKRNLAGAQVKILSSHVVNSAFSGQGNYNVNLSVTMRGDVNSSRLCSLLNLDNRFCADYGTPLAGNFQPSYGTTYSDSQLTFSDPQDNGQVVSVSRMSEQPVSDYSVKKPIKVEPLPDLKKSKMVELTLRSNVYDDEVFIDGVSYGATRLTTSLPKGFHEIEIRKRGYKSYKARIDLRKAQTINANLVKVPEPVVAEVTTAPTQPVIAPVASIVNKTSSASIVVIPAGKFKMGDINGNGLANERPVVEKTIANSFAMQSKEVSVGEYEQFVANTGYKTEAEKDRGCAYYLNGEPVWEATLNWRNPGFDQESDFPAVCLTYNDAKAYADWLSGQTGQLFRLPNEVEWEYAARAGKETEYPWGNEIGKNLANCGWCGSEWSNKSAAPTGSFSPNAFGLYDTVGNVWEWTNKKSGQSDVAVRGGAWNFAPSLARVSTRLILAPDFRANYIGFRLVRER, from the coding sequence ATGCGAATTGCTCCTTTATCTCTGTTAATTTCAGTTAGTTTGCTAGCAACTAGTGCATTTGCACAAGATACTGCTACGGTAACTGGCATTGAATCAGAGATCAGTAAAAAACAAGCCGAATACGATAACTCGACCCTAATCCTCGAAAAACACCTAAAAGAAGAAAGTCAGTTACAAAAACAACTCGAATTATTGCGCGCCCGCTCAACTGAGCTAGACAAAGAAAAGAATCAAGCGCTAGATGCAATGAACGAGATGTACCGCCGACTAATTGATGACCCAACCCTTGATATCAGCAATGCGCAGTCGCGCTATCAAAAAGCGGTTGTTGATCACAAACAAAACAAAGATGATATTTCGATGCAATTGGCGGCAATTGCTTCACATAGAAAAGACATTGAGCAAATTCGTGTATCAAAACATACACAGTTAAACACCTTAGAAAGTTTAAAAGAGCAGTTAGCAACGGCACGTGTTGAGCGTTTACGTAACGAATTCACTCGTGAAGGCACATTAGAGGTTAATCACACAATTAACTGTAAGCGCACTGAAACACTTGCTGCATGTGAACAGCGCGGCCAGCAAATGGGCTTACAAAAAGCCACTAAACGTTTTGTAGACCAAATTTTTGCTAACTTAACTGAAGAGCGTTTAGTTGAACCAAAACGCAACCTTGCTGGTGCACAAGTTAAGATTTTAAGTAGCCATGTAGTGAATAGCGCTTTTAGTGGGCAAGGTAACTACAACGTTAACTTAAGCGTGACGATGCGCGGTGATGTAAATAGTAGCCGTTTATGTAGCTTACTTAATTTAGACAACCGTTTTTGTGCAGACTATGGCACACCTTTAGCTGGAAACTTTCAGCCAAGCTACGGGACCACATATTCAGATAGTCAGTTAACATTCAGTGATCCTCAGGATAATGGGCAGGTGGTATCGGTTTCACGTATGAGTGAACAACCTGTAAGCGATTACTCTGTAAAAAAGCCAATAAAGGTTGAACCATTACCTGATCTAAAAAAATCTAAAATGGTTGAATTAACACTGCGTTCAAATGTTTATGATGACGAAGTGTTTATTGATGGTGTGAGCTATGGCGCAACTAGGTTAACGACATCATTACCAAAAGGTTTCCATGAAATTGAAATTCGCAAACGAGGCTACAAAAGCTATAAAGCGCGAATTGATCTGCGTAAAGCGCAAACAATTAATGCAAATCTAGTGAAAGTACCAGAACCAGTTGTTGCTGAGGTTACTACGGCACCAACTCAACCAGTAATAGCACCCGTTGCAAGTATTGTTAATAAAACCAGCTCTGCCAGCATTGTGGTTATACCCGCTGGTAAATTTAAGATGGGTGATATTAACGGCAACGGTTTAGCGAATGAACGTCCAGTGGTAGAAAAAACCATTGCTAATTCATTTGCAATGCAAAGCAAAGAAGTAAGCGTTGGCGAGTATGAGCAATTCGTTGCGAATACGGGCTACAAAACAGAAGCAGAAAAAGATCGCGGCTGTGCGTATTACTTAAATGGTGAACCAGTGTGGGAAGCAACCCTAAACTGGCGTAACCCAGGCTTTGATCAAGAAAGTGATTTTCCGGCGGTTTGTTTAACTTACAATGATGCCAAAGCGTATGCAGATTGGTTATCGGGTCAAACAGGCCAGTTATTTCGTTTACCCAATGAGGTTGAGTGGGAGTACGCTGCACGCGCAGGTAAAGAAACTGAATACCCTTGGGGTAACGAAATTGGAAAGAATCTAGCGAACTGTGGCTGGTGTGGTAGCGAATGGTCAAATAAGAGCGCTGCACCAACAGGATCGTTTTCTCCTAACGCATTTGGCCTATACGATACAGTAGGTAATGTGTGGGAATGGACAAACAAAAAGTCAGGACAGTCTGATGTGGCTGTTCGAGGCGGTGCATGGAATTTTGCCCCTAGCCTAGCACGTGTATCAACGCGCTTAATCTTAGCGCCTGATTTCCGTGCAAACTATATCGGTTTCCGTTTAGTACGCGAACGATAG
- a CDS encoding rod shape-determining protein — MFKKLRGIFSNDLSIDLGTANTLIYVKEEGIVLNEPSVVAIRQERAGGPKSVASVGTEAKQMLGRTPGNIKAIRPMKDGVIADFYVTEKMLQHFIKQVHNNNFMRPSPRVLICVPCGATQVEKRAIRESAMGAGAREVYLIEEPMAAAIGAGLPVSEATGSMVVDIGGGTTEVAIISLNGVVYSSSVRIGGDKFDEAIINYVRRNFGSLIGEATAENIKHQIGSAFKTDEPIEIEVRGRNLAEGVPRSFTLNSHEILEALQEPLMGIVSAVMVALEQSPPELASDISAHGMVLTGGGALLKDLDRLLMEETGIPVVVADDPLTCVARGGGKALEMIDMHGGDVFSYD; from the coding sequence ATGTTTAAAAAACTCCGTGGTATTTTTTCAAACGATCTATCGATCGACTTGGGTACAGCCAATACCCTAATTTATGTAAAAGAAGAAGGTATCGTATTAAACGAGCCTTCAGTTGTTGCTATTCGTCAAGAGCGTGCTGGTGGCCCTAAGAGCGTGGCATCTGTAGGTACTGAAGCTAAGCAAATGTTAGGCCGTACTCCGGGTAACATTAAAGCGATTCGTCCAATGAAAGACGGCGTTATTGCTGACTTCTATGTGACAGAAAAAATGCTTCAACACTTTATTAAACAAGTGCATAACAACAACTTTATGCGTCCAAGCCCGCGTGTACTTATTTGTGTGCCTTGTGGTGCAACTCAAGTTGAAAAACGTGCTATTCGTGAATCAGCAATGGGTGCTGGTGCACGTGAAGTTTATTTAATTGAAGAGCCAATGGCTGCGGCGATTGGTGCAGGTTTGCCTGTATCTGAAGCAACGGGTTCGATGGTTGTTGATATCGGTGGTGGTACAACTGAGGTTGCCATTATTTCACTAAATGGTGTGGTTTACTCTTCATCTGTACGCATCGGTGGTGACAAGTTTGATGAAGCGATTATCAACTATGTACGCCGTAACTTTGGTAGTTTAATTGGTGAAGCAACGGCTGAAAACATTAAACACCAAATTGGTTCGGCCTTCAAAACTGACGAGCCAATTGAAATTGAAGTACGTGGTCGTAACCTCGCTGAAGGTGTACCGCGCTCTTTTACACTGAACTCACACGAAATCTTAGAAGCATTACAAGAGCCATTAATGGGTATTGTAAGTGCAGTGATGGTTGCGCTTGAGCAATCTCCGCCAGAGCTTGCGTCTGATATCTCTGCACATGGTATGGTATTAACAGGTGGTGGTGCATTATTAAAAGACTTAGATCGTTTATTAATGGAAGAAACCGGTATTCCAGTTGTGGTTGCTGATGACCCATTAACCTGTGTTGCTCGTGGCGGCGGTAAGGCACTAGAAATGATTGATATGCACGGTGGTGACGTATTTAGTTACGACTAA
- the mreC gene encoding rod shape-determining protein MreC: MKLLFGRTISLQLRLFVAVLLSVVLIVGDRYTQGGTTIRTSLNTLVSPLIYLANLPYELFSIGAKNLHTREQLLTENEALKKKQLLQSEQLQQLQFLSRENDKLRALLGSSAKQSNRKIIAQVLSVHSNPYSHQVVINRGTTDGLSEGQAVIDEMGVVGQITQVGSTTSRVLLMTDTTHATPVRILRNDVRTVVEGIGKINVVKLSHVPHSLDVRIGDILVTSGLGGTFPEGYPVAVVTEINRDEGRPFAQVYAEPIAQLDRIRLLVVLWRNQQESMSNE, translated from the coding sequence ATGAAGTTACTGTTTGGTCGTACCATCTCTTTGCAACTGCGACTTTTTGTCGCAGTGCTTTTGAGTGTCGTGTTGATCGTGGGCGATCGCTACACTCAAGGTGGTACAACAATCCGCACTAGTTTAAATACCCTAGTTAGCCCACTTATTTATCTTGCCAATTTACCCTATGAGTTATTTAGTATTGGCGCGAAGAATCTGCACACCCGCGAACAGCTATTAACTGAAAACGAAGCGTTAAAAAAGAAGCAGTTACTACAAAGCGAACAACTACAACAATTGCAATTTTTATCTCGTGAAAACGATAAGTTACGAGCGTTACTGGGTTCATCAGCTAAACAATCAAATCGTAAAATCATTGCACAAGTACTCTCTGTTCACTCTAATCCGTATAGCCATCAGGTGGTTATTAACCGTGGCACAACTGATGGTCTAAGTGAAGGTCAAGCCGTCATTGACGAAATGGGGGTTGTGGGGCAAATCACTCAAGTGGGCTCGACTACTTCTCGAGTACTACTGATGACAGATACAACCCATGCCACACCAGTGCGTATTCTACGTAACGATGTGCGAACCGTAGTTGAAGGGATTGGCAAAATTAACGTAGTAAAGCTTTCGCACGTTCCGCATAGCCTTGATGTTCGCATTGGCGATATTCTGGTTACCTCAGGTCTGGGGGGCACGTTCCCAGAGGGGTATCCGGTTGCAGTGGTGACCGAAATTAACCGCGATGAAGGGCGTCCGTTTGCACAAGTTTATGCTGAACCCATTGCACAACTCGATCGTATTCGCTTATTGGTTGTGCTGTGGCGTAATCAGCAGGAGAGCATGAGCAATGAATAG
- the mreD gene encoding rod shape-determining protein MreD, with the protein MNSRHSLLIAISIFFALVMALMPLPISFEPYRPDWVLMVLMYWSLAVPHRLNIGTAWVVGLLMDLASGSPLGVNSLTYSVCIFITASNFQKIRNFSLWQQSILIALFLTLYHLMQFWLNHFLMGVYFSPHYMWPVLTGMLCWWWIFLILRKYRRHFRIR; encoded by the coding sequence ATGAATAGTCGTCACTCTTTGCTGATTGCTATCAGTATTTTCTTTGCATTGGTTATGGCGTTAATGCCGTTACCGATTTCGTTTGAGCCCTATCGTCCAGATTGGGTGTTAATGGTATTAATGTATTGGTCATTAGCGGTGCCACACCGTTTAAATATTGGCACAGCTTGGGTGGTTGGTTTATTGATGGACCTTGCATCAGGATCGCCATTAGGTGTGAACTCACTGACTTATTCGGTGTGTATATTTATCACTGCTAGTAACTTCCAAAAAATTAGAAACTTTTCTTTATGGCAGCAAAGTATATTAATTGCTTTGTTTTTAACGCTTTATCACCTCATGCAGTTTTGGCTTAACCACTTTTTAATGGGCGTTTACTTTAGCCCCCATTATATGTGGCCAGTGCTAACCGGCATGCTTTGTTGGTGGTGGATTTTCTTAATTTTGCGTAAATATCGCCGTCATTTCAGGATTAGATAA
- the maf gene encoding septum formation inhibitor Maf — MQTAIYLASASPRRKELLSQLGVEFSQFSVDADESQFPNEAPRDYVERLARLKAQSGVAMGYIDRPVLGSDTVVVIDDTALGKPLDQADFTTTMKRLSGRTHQVMTAVAIADSEQVKSCLVVTDVTFKVLSDAEIDAYWHSGEPQDKAGGYGIQGLGGRFVSHLSGSYFAVVGLPLYETEQLLNEFLRG, encoded by the coding sequence ATGCAAACCGCAATTTATTTGGCGTCTGCATCACCGCGCCGAAAAGAGTTGCTCAGCCAACTTGGCGTTGAGTTTTCTCAATTTAGCGTTGATGCAGATGAAAGCCAGTTCCCAAACGAAGCCCCTCGTGACTATGTAGAGCGTCTTGCCAGACTCAAGGCACAATCAGGCGTAGCTATGGGTTACATTGACCGTCCAGTACTTGGCAGCGATACCGTAGTTGTAATTGATGATACCGCACTCGGTAAACCGCTAGACCAAGCAGATTTTACTACCACGATGAAGCGTTTATCTGGCCGTACCCATCAAGTGATGACGGCTGTGGCAATTGCTGATAGTGAGCAAGTAAAAAGCTGTCTTGTTGTGACTGATGTCACATTTAAAGTGCTCAGCGATGCTGAAATTGATGCCTATTGGCATAGTGGTGAGCCACAAGATAAAGCTGGTGGTTATGGCATACAAGGCTTAGGTGGGCGCTTTGTTAGTCATCTTTCGGGTAGCTATTTTGCAGTTGTCGGCTTACCTTTATATGAGACAGAGCAGTTATTAAACGAATTTTTAAGAGGGTAA
- the rng gene encoding ribonuclease G has translation MSTELLINVTPSESRVALIENGVLQEIQLERIGNLGIVGNIYLGKISRVLPGMQAAFVDIGLEKAAFLHASDIVNSASIVEGVDEQPIKKVQDIRELVRQGQYIMVQVVKDPLGTKGARLTTDITIPSRYLVFMPDATHVGVSQRIETEEERLRLKKIVAEYGDDDGSFIVRTAAEGASEAELRHDAEFLKKLWQKIVTKRKKISKESILHEDLTLAFRTLRDYVGEDMERIRVDSKLTYQELKEFTEEFVPILSGALEYYPGERPIFDLFDVETEIQKALHRKVELKSGGYLIIDQTEAMTTVDVNTGAFVGHRNLEETIFNTNIEATSAIARQLRLRNLGGIIIIDFIDMVSDEHKRRVLHSLESALAKDRAKANINGLSALGLVEMTRKRTRESLEHILCDVCPACSGRGSQKTVETVCYEILREIVRVNRAYAADKFMVYAAPSVSEALINDEYHNLAELELFIGKQVSIQTESLYNQEQFDVVMM, from the coding sequence ATGAGCACTGAATTACTGATCAACGTTACACCGAGCGAAAGTCGCGTTGCGCTTATCGAAAATGGCGTACTGCAAGAGATTCAACTAGAGCGAATTGGCAACCTAGGTATTGTCGGTAACATTTACCTAGGTAAAATCAGCCGTGTTTTACCAGGCATGCAAGCCGCGTTTGTGGATATTGGCTTAGAGAAAGCTGCCTTTTTACATGCATCGGACATTGTAAACAGTGCCTCGATTGTGGAAGGCGTTGATGAGCAGCCAATAAAGAAAGTACAAGATATTCGTGAGCTTGTGCGCCAAGGTCAATATATCATGGTGCAAGTGGTTAAAGACCCTCTTGGAACCAAAGGTGCACGCTTAACAACTGATATCACCATTCCTTCACGTTACTTAGTGTTCATGCCAGATGCGACTCATGTTGGTGTGAGCCAGCGCATTGAAACTGAAGAAGAACGTTTACGCTTAAAGAAAATTGTTGCTGAATATGGCGATGATGATGGCAGCTTTATTGTTCGTACCGCAGCAGAAGGTGCGTCGGAAGCTGAGCTACGTCATGATGCTGAGTTCTTAAAAAAACTGTGGCAAAAAATTGTTACTAAGCGTAAAAAAATCAGTAAAGAAAGCATCTTGCATGAAGACTTAACACTCGCTTTTCGAACTTTACGTGACTACGTAGGTGAAGACATGGAGCGTATTCGTGTTGACTCAAAGCTCACTTATCAGGAGCTTAAAGAGTTTACAGAAGAGTTTGTGCCTATCTTATCGGGAGCACTTGAATATTATCCTGGTGAGCGGCCTATTTTCGATTTATTCGATGTTGAAACCGAGATTCAAAAAGCACTCCATCGTAAAGTTGAGCTTAAATCGGGCGGTTATTTAATTATTGACCAAACCGAAGCGATGACAACCGTTGATGTAAATACTGGTGCGTTTGTTGGTCATCGTAATTTAGAAGAAACCATTTTTAATACTAATATCGAAGCGACCTCTGCGATTGCACGTCAACTGCGGTTACGCAACTTAGGTGGCATCATTATCATCGACTTTATCGATATGGTCAGTGATGAGCACAAGCGCCGAGTATTGCACTCGCTTGAGTCAGCTCTTGCAAAAGATCGTGCAAAAGCCAACATAAATGGTCTATCTGCACTAGGCTTAGTAGAGATGACCCGCAAGCGTACCCGCGAAAGCTTAGAGCATATCCTTTGTGATGTGTGTCCTGCGTGTTCCGGTCGTGGTTCACAAAAAACGGTAGAAACAGTTTGCTACGAAATTTTACGTGAAATCGTTAGGGTAAACCGTGCTTATGCGGCTGATAAGTTTATGGTTTATGCCGCTCCTTCGGTAAGTGAAGCGCTGATCAACGATGAGTATCACAATCTTGCAGAGCTGGAACTATTTATCGGTAAGCAAGTCAGTATTCAAACAGAGAGTTTATACAACCAAGAACAGTTTGATGTGGTAATGATGTAA
- a CDS encoding TIGR02099 family protein — protein sequence MKAKTVCFYCLRKLWQVFAITLVLLAVIVSVVKYSLPYANDYKDDIEAFLYERFDVNLAIGSISASWQGKGPALVIEDISFEDNQTSPIALTIDKASLEVNLWESVKSRQLKSSYFVINGFHADVDLPTMLDLGNNQQAGNFEQKELIEGLFLGETGHFAVQDSSLNLTLSDGKERKLILENIVWQNTPEQHQGSGTLALPGISVGSFDARMALNGSTLETMAGDIYVQAANVDVSKWLAQYINTDKQQLNSDINLKTWFSLEKGLISDVKVQWLPSFINWQQNQEAHQISLSEGGFHLFPKQNGWRLKSTGLTFESDLKEWPTLQFEAQLGDKSQIWLKQFDFALLAKLSQLSNFEVLAPFLARQPNGQLSDAYLELGQQDKWQFWFQGDQINWLSLQGIPGGQAIRVDGLINQSAGRIQLYGENNQLLTNGSFSQDIAYNQLNVELDLHRYDDGWRISSDNIWLDNDEVTLAAEMMLSLTDEPRLDLYAEAYAPDANVAGHYFPLPVMSEKLVNYLNGAIKGGEVNKAQVLFSGPFKGFPFKQQQGQFEVLANVESAKYKFSPSWPTVENANVILHFENERMDIYSKSGKLVNLSLGESVHVSIADLMNAEILKVAINKRAHGNKLNPFFTETPLAKPLASVFEVVQPQGEATAEIELLVNLRSGHVDAIGEVELANIPVYLAQPGITLNNMTGIVKFNNDKIDLKNAKANWMGMPLTASYNSESVADNYLAEIDIKLALEAEPLIEQAHGLLAGYLSGQSDVDINVSLNFLPNDFNYRADVSGDLIGVTSQLPAPYNKSSEQSWPLTAVVQGDRISNLITANIDEQLFFNAILDNGKQKFSNAHLILGAQDLGLNREGFAVSIDLPETKIVPWFGLIDQIIALTKVKSDAPSVMPAFNNVTGKFNKLALHNIDFNDFEFRLAPKQSDLELRLNAKELRADALIPTGETRRPIQIFTDYLRINFNEVAEQADQVSEPEDLRWLTRVPAIEFNCEDCKVAEYQFDKIKSSLVGEQGKLLFTELVIDKGDHVLRGKGQFADGQTRFTGNLQSDDIGELFDEFDITTTVKDSDADIKFDLAWQGAPYNFDVPSLAGELDWRLGEGHLTEISDGGARVFSLLSLDSLVRKLKLDFRDVFSKGFFYNSMQGTMQLEKGIAYTQDTKLDGVPADLTIKGHTNLNTFEIDYDLAVAPQVTSSIPVIVAWMVNPVSGLAALAIDKVIHSARVISEINFKVTGSMNDPVVKELDRKSREVTLPQAAQSQPQSSTQLKLKDAASSASLGNNED from the coding sequence ATGAAGGCAAAAACGGTCTGCTTTTATTGTTTACGTAAGTTATGGCAAGTATTTGCTATCACTCTCGTACTGCTGGCCGTTATTGTCTCTGTTGTGAAGTATTCACTCCCTTATGCGAATGACTATAAAGATGATATTGAAGCGTTTTTGTATGAACGTTTTGATGTTAATTTAGCGATTGGTTCTATCTCGGCTAGCTGGCAGGGCAAAGGTCCTGCCTTAGTCATTGAAGACATTTCGTTTGAAGATAACCAAACCTCACCCATCGCACTAACCATTGATAAAGCCAGCCTTGAAGTAAACTTATGGGAGTCGGTGAAAAGCCGTCAGCTTAAATCGAGCTACTTTGTGATCAATGGCTTTCATGCTGATGTTGATTTACCCACTATGCTTGATTTGGGTAATAACCAGCAAGCAGGCAACTTTGAGCAAAAAGAACTGATTGAAGGCTTATTCCTTGGTGAAACAGGCCACTTTGCAGTGCAAGACAGTAGCCTTAACCTTACCCTCAGTGATGGCAAAGAGCGTAAGCTGATCCTTGAAAACATTGTTTGGCAAAATACCCCAGAGCAGCATCAAGGCTCGGGAACATTAGCGTTACCGGGGATTTCTGTTGGTAGCTTTGACGCCCGTATGGCACTTAATGGCTCAACCCTCGAAACCATGGCTGGTGATATTTATGTCCAAGCAGCGAACGTCGATGTGTCTAAGTGGTTGGCGCAATATATTAATACTGACAAACAGCAGCTTAATTCAGACATCAACTTAAAGACGTGGTTTAGCCTTGAGAAAGGCCTGATCAGCGATGTAAAAGTGCAGTGGCTACCTAGCTTTATCAACTGGCAGCAAAACCAAGAAGCACATCAAATTAGCTTAAGTGAAGGTGGCTTTCATTTATTTCCAAAGCAAAATGGCTGGCGCTTAAAAAGCACCGGACTCACGTTTGAAAGTGACTTAAAAGAATGGCCGACCTTACAATTTGAAGCTCAACTTGGCGATAAAAGCCAAATCTGGCTTAAACAATTTGATTTTGCATTACTCGCCAAGTTATCGCAGTTAAGTAACTTTGAGGTGCTAGCACCATTTTTAGCACGCCAACCCAATGGTCAATTAAGTGATGCCTATTTAGAATTAGGTCAGCAAGATAAGTGGCAGTTCTGGTTTCAAGGTGATCAAATTAATTGGCTATCGCTGCAAGGTATTCCTGGTGGGCAAGCTATTCGTGTTGATGGCTTAATTAATCAATCAGCTGGTCGAATTCAGTTATATGGCGAGAATAATCAACTGCTCACGAACGGCAGCTTTAGCCAAGATATTGCTTATAACCAATTAAATGTCGAGCTAGACCTTCATCGTTACGACGATGGCTGGCGTATTAGTAGCGATAATATCTGGCTTGATAACGACGAAGTTACCCTTGCAGCTGAGATGATGCTTAGTCTTACTGATGAGCCGCGTTTAGATTTATATGCTGAAGCCTATGCCCCTGATGCCAACGTAGCTGGGCATTACTTCCCATTACCTGTGATGAGCGAAAAGTTGGTTAATTACCTCAATGGGGCAATTAAGGGCGGTGAAGTAAACAAAGCTCAAGTGTTGTTTTCTGGGCCATTTAAAGGTTTTCCATTCAAACAGCAGCAAGGTCAATTTGAAGTTTTAGCGAATGTTGAGAGTGCCAAATATAAATTCTCACCGAGCTGGCCTACAGTTGAAAATGCTAACGTCATTTTACATTTTGAAAATGAGCGCATGGATATCTATAGCAAGTCAGGCAAGCTAGTTAATTTATCTCTCGGAGAGAGTGTGCACGTCAGTATTGCAGATTTAATGAATGCAGAGATACTAAAAGTTGCTATAAACAAGCGCGCCCATGGCAATAAGCTTAATCCTTTCTTTACTGAGACTCCGCTTGCAAAGCCTTTAGCAAGTGTCTTTGAAGTCGTGCAACCTCAAGGTGAAGCAACCGCCGAGATTGAGCTGTTAGTTAATTTACGTTCTGGTCATGTTGATGCGATTGGTGAAGTTGAACTTGCAAATATTCCGGTTTACCTTGCACAACCGGGGATCACACTTAATAACATGACTGGTATCGTTAAGTTTAATAACGATAAAATCGACCTAAAAAATGCTAAAGCAAACTGGATGGGGATGCCACTCACTGCGAGTTATAACAGCGAAAGCGTGGCTGATAACTACCTCGCAGAAATTGATATAAAACTGGCGCTTGAAGCTGAGCCTTTAATTGAACAAGCCCATGGTTTGCTTGCAGGTTACTTAAGCGGTCAAAGCGATGTTGATATTAATGTTTCACTTAATTTTTTACCGAATGATTTCAATTATCGTGCAGATGTGAGTGGCGACTTAATCGGTGTGACTAGCCAGTTGCCGGCACCTTATAACAAGAGTTCAGAGCAAAGTTGGCCATTAACCGCGGTGGTACAAGGCGACCGCATCTCAAATCTGATTACTGCTAATATCGATGAGCAGCTTTTCTTTAATGCGATTTTAGATAATGGTAAACAGAAATTTAGTAATGCCCATTTAATTTTAGGCGCACAAGATTTAGGTCTTAATCGTGAAGGTTTTGCTGTATCTATCGATTTGCCAGAAACTAAAATAGTGCCTTGGTTTGGCTTAATTGATCAAATTATTGCGCTCACCAAAGTGAAGTCTGACGCGCCAAGTGTGATGCCTGCATTCAATAACGTAACGGGTAAATTTAATAAGCTGGCATTACATAATATCGACTTTAATGATTTTGAATTTCGCTTAGCACCAAAACAATCAGACTTAGAGTTAAGGTTAAATGCTAAAGAATTACGTGCCGACGCACTTATTCCAACCGGTGAAACGCGCAGACCAATTCAAATTTTTACTGACTATCTGCGTATTAACTTCAACGAAGTAGCAGAGCAAGCAGATCAAGTTTCTGAACCTGAAGATTTAAGATGGTTAACTCGTGTTCCAGCTATCGAGTTTAACTGCGAAGATTGTAAAGTGGCAGAATATCAATTCGATAAAATTAAAAGCAGCTTAGTAGGAGAGCAAGGTAAACTCTTGTTCACTGAGCTTGTTATTGACAAAGGCGATCATGTATTGCGTGGTAAGGGGCAATTTGCTGATGGTCAAACACGCTTTACTGGTAACTTACAAAGTGACGATATCGGTGAGTTATTTGATGAATTTGATATCACAACAACAGTAAAAGATTCTGATGCCGATATTAAGTTTGATCTTGCATGGCAAGGCGCACCTTATAACTTTGACGTACCCAGTTTAGCGGGGGAGCTAGATTGGCGTTTAGGTGAAGGTCACCTTACAGAAATTAGTGATGGTGGTGCACGGGTATTCTCATTACTGAGTTTAGATTCGTTAGTGCGTAAGCTGAAACTCGATTTTAGAGATGTATTCTCTAAAGGCTTTTTCTATAACAGCATGCAAGGCACGATGCAGCTAGAAAAGGGCATTGCTTACACTCAAGATACCAAGCTTGATGGTGTACCTGCCGATTTAACGATTAAAGGCCACACTAACTTAAACACCTTTGAAATTGACTACGACCTGGCTGTTGCACCGCAGGTAACCTCAAGTATTCCTGTTATTGTGGCATGGATGGTCAACCCCGTAAGTGGTCTTGCAGCGCTGGCAATCGATAAAGTAATTCACTCGGCACGAGTGATCTCTGAGATCAACTTTAAAGTAACAGGGAGTATGAATGATCCTGTAGTGAAAGAGCTTGATCGTAAGAGTCGTGAAGTGACGTTACCGCAAGCTGCGCAAAGTCAGCCACAGTCGTCGACGCAATTAAAATTAAAAGATGCCGCATCTTCAGCGAGTTTAGGTAACAATGAAGACTAA